AGCTGGTATGTTTTCTTAACGAAGAGATCATAAAGTCTTCTGTCATCTTAAAAAGCAGCGGATCGTCATAGTAATTAGCATTGAGCCATTTTCCGTCTTTTGTCTGCCGGATGATTGCTAACGGAAACGGGGAGTTAATATAGAAATCCTGATAGAAATGTTCAGCACTGCCGTATTCATTTATCATTTCATACATAAAAACAGATGAGATTTCGTGGGTATATGCGGATTTCATTTTGATACCGCAAACGCTTTCCAGGCGTTTCGTATCGGTGAAAGGTATGCCGGTTACACCAGCACCATGCCTGCTCGGATTGATTCCTATGATAAATCTACGTTGTTTCGGATCATTGTAATACTTCCGGTAAAATTGTTCCATGACCTCTATCGTCTCGGGATTATCCCAGTAAGGGTTCATTACCCGGAATCCAGTGGGTAATTCACCTGTATACTCTAAATTCCGGTTGAATTCAATGATTTTATTTGAAAATAACTTTGTCATATACTTCCATAAAGCCGATTTCCCTACTTATCCTTTAATTTAAGGTGAATAACATTCTGAACTTCTAAGCAGTGATTGAGTAGGTTTGATAATGTTTTTATCCTTCCTGAACCGGTTTGTTTTACTTGGTTGATTTTGCTTTTTTTCCTTAAATTCCTAAAAATCCTGTTTCACTACAAATTTACAGGATTTTTGTTGAAATCTAGAGTTGTATTTAAAAGATGTTTCGGCTACATTGGCATGAATCAAATATTTAAAATAAAAAAATGAAAGAAAATCAAAAAAATAGATTATCTTTGCACCATATTTTATTTATCAGTTAAGTTTTTATTAAAAGTTTTTGAGTCTTTATATCTTACTACTGTTTTTTAAGTTATATTTTCCCACACTTCTTTTTGTAAGCACTCAACACAAATCATTTTTTATGAATATTTTTATTTCGAACCTTAATTTTAAGGTTCAGAGCGAAGATTTGAATGAAATTTTCGCAGAGTATGGTGATGTTTCATCTGCCAAAGTTATCACCGATAAATTCTCCGGTCGTTCCAGAGGGTTTGGTTTCGTTGAAATGGACGACGAGGAAGCGGCCAAGAAAGCTATTGCAGAGTTAGACGGAGCCGAATACGTCGGTAAAACCATCAATGTATCTGTGGCAAAGCCAAGGACAGAAAACAGAAACAACGACAGGAACAACGGGAGGCAATACGGTAACAATAGCCGTAGTAACTCCTGGAGCAGGTATTAAAAAGTGAAGGTAAAGGAGGAAAACCATTGGTTTTTCTCCTTTCATCGATCAAAAACTCCACGGTTCTAAAAGGAACCGGAATATAGATGTGGAATAATCACTAGGGCAACTTATCACTGAAGTAGCACAAGTGACCATCATAGTAAATAAAGAGTCAAAAATATCCTGTAATTGCAGCAGGAAGATTATCAATAGGGGAAAACATAATTCAGGTTTAAGGAACTCGGTGTATCTGTCGTGCAGATGAGAGTATATTTATCCTTACCATAAAATCAGCAGTGTAAAGAAAAGTATTTAAAGGTACTTTCTTTCCATGCAAAAATAATCTTGTACAAAACATCTCAGAACGATTTTGCATCATAGAACATGGATAAAGATGAGACATTATAAAGACGGTCTCATGCCTATGTATTTATGTTTGAATAAATCCTTACAAAAGAATGTTTGGATTTACATAATAATAACATTACTCATATTGAGTAAATACAAAATAAAGTATGACATTTAAAGAATTAAATATTATAGAGCCTGTATTAAAGGCATTAATTGAAAAAGAGTACACCATACCGACACCCATACAGGAGAAAGCCATTCCGGTAGCTCTCCAAAACCGGGATTTATTGGGATGTGCCCGTACCGGAACAGGGAAAACAGCCGCTTTTGCAATCCCTGTGATACAAAACCTTTTGAATCAAAGAAGCAGGGGAAAGGGTAGGAGCATAGAGGCTTTGGTCCTGACGCCTACCAGGGAACTTGCCTTGCAGATAAGCGATAATTTTACCTCTTATGCCCGGTATACTCATCTGAAACACGGTGTGGTATTTGGAGGAGTAAATCAAAACCCCCAGATCAATATGCTGGCAAAAGGGATAGACATCCTGATTGCCACTCCCGGACGATTGCTCGACCTGATCAATCAAGGATATGTACATCTGGATAAAGTCAGGCACTTTGTCTTGGACGAAGCTGATCGGATGCTGGATATGGGGTTTATAAGGGACATCCGGAAGATAATGCAACAATTGCCTGTTGAAAAACAAACATTGTTTTTCTCAGCAACCATGCCACCCGATATCGTTTCCCTTTCACAATCCATTCTGCATGATCCGGTAAAAATTGAGATAATTCCCGAACCATTTTCTACGGATACTATTGAACAGTTTGTGTATTTCGTAGAGAAGAAAGAAAAAGGTGAATTATTGATATCCCTGTTGGAAAAGAACAGGAAAGAATCCGTACTTGTTTTCTCACGTACAAAACACGGGGCTGATAAAATAGCACGTTCGTTATGTCGTGCAGGAATAGGAAGTGAGGCCATACATGGTAACAAAACACAGAATGCAAGGCAGAGGACACTTGCCAATTTCAAGACAGGAAAAACACGTGTGATGATTGCTACGGATGTAGTGTCGAGAGGTATCGATATCGATGAATTACCTCTTGTTATCAATTATGACCTTCCTGATATACCTGAAACTTATGTACATCGTATAGGCCGTACAGGAAGGGCCGGTAAATCGGGAAAAGCCTTTTCATTCTGTTCGCTGGATGAAAAGTCAATGATCAGAGATATACAAAAGCTGACCGGAAGGAAACTTAATATGGTAAGTTCCGGTAGTTCGAATAATCACCAATAAAAATAATAAATGGCAAGACCCGCATCATTCAATAAAAGGGAAAACGAAAAAAAGAAATTATCCAAACGACTTGAAAAACAGAAAAAGAAAGAAGAGCGAAAAATGTCTCCAAGCAAATCATTTGATGATATGATCGCTTACGTTGATGAAAATGGAATGCTTTCTGATGCACCTCCCGAGGTCAAAGAAAAGGAAGAGATCAATGTCGAAGATATTGCTATCTCCGTTCCCAAAAAAGCCGAAGAGGAAACTATTCGCAACGGAAAAGTGGAATATTTCAACAGTGCCAGAGGTTATGGTTTTATAAAGGATCTGGAGAGTACGGAAAAATATTTCTTCCATATCAAAAACAGTCCTGCCGGTATTAGGGAAGGCAACATGGTATCTTTTGAATTCCAGAAAGGTTCCGGAAAGAAAGATATCACGAATATCAAGATTGTATAAATGACTGATAATCTATTCTGAAAATACCGTCATGATAAAAAAACGGTTAAGAAAATTTTTCTTAACCGTTTTTTTATCAACATTCGGTCCATGTTTTGAATGATCTGATATTTTACCCTCAATTGTTATCCGGATATTTTTCGCTTTTACGCCATGTTTTTTCGTTTTCGGTAATTCATACCTTCAACTTTACTTTTATCTATTTATATTTGTTGCAATAAAACCACTAATACATATCTTTTGGGTAGTGATATAAACAAAAAAATGACCATATGTTCCTGTGTTTCCCGTTCGTTTATCGATAGGGACAAAGTGTCGGTATTGGCCTCTGTATTTAGGAACGATGGTTATGATGTGACTGTGGAGCCTGACCTGTGTAAAAAGATGATGCAACCTTCGACAGATGTCGAAGACCTGGCTTCTTCGATCATTCTGGCCTGTTATCCGAGAGCCATTCATTCCCTGTTCCATAAGTTCGGTATTGTACCGCATCAAACACTGGATATCCGGAATCATGATACACAGGATATTTTTGCCCGGTTGAATGTATCATTTTCAGGGCAGGGGGATGTTCCGGGAAAAGAAGCGGCAGAAAAAGAAATCCAATCATTCGCTGTGGAAACGGGAACCGACGCATGGTATCCGGTCATTGACAAGGATCGCTGTAGTGAATGCCGGCAATGCCATGATTTTTGTCTTTTCGGGGTATATGAGATTGAAGAAGGGGAGGTAAAGGTAAAACAACCGCAAAACTGCAAGAATAATTGTCCTGCATGCGCACGTATCTGTCCTTCCAAGGCTGTCATATTTCCCAAATATGAAAAATCACCGATCAATGGCGGACTAGAAGATGAGGAAATCGTATCCGTGGATATGAAAGCCGTGTATGCTGATGCACTCCGGACACGTCTGCAACAGCGTAGGGCAAGCGTTTCGTTATTAAAAAAATAAATTCAAAATTCCGGATTCAAAATTCAAGATTATTGAGACATTGAATCCGGAATTTTTAATCTTGAATTTTTAAATTTTGAATCTAAAAGAATATACATCCACCTTTAAAGCCGCCCTGAGGGTTCCAAGGACTTCTACGCCACGGTTGGTGTGGAAATTTATGTACAATTTCGGATGGCAGAGCATGAGGAATATCAGCCGTTTCGATAAAAGGATAAAAAAAGGAAAACCTTTCTTTCCGGCTTTTAATATGATTTCGGTTACTGAAAGTTGTAATCTGACATGTAGCGGCTGCTGGGTATCGGGTGCTGGTAAAAAGTCACTCAGCAACCAACAACTTGATGGGATCATCACAGCCAGCAAGAAAAAAGGTTCTTATTTTTTCGGGATATTGGGTGGTGAACCTTTAATGTACAATGGGTTACTGGATGTATTGGAGAAACATCCCGATTGTTATTTTCAATTGTTCACTAACGGGATATTGCTCACTGACGAAGTGGCCATGCGTCTCAAAAAAATGGGGAATATTACCCCATTGATCAGCATTGAAGGGCTGGAAGAGGAAAGCGATGCACGACGCGGCAGGAATGATGTGTACGAACGGACCTTATCCGGAGTGCGTGCCTGTCGTAAAGCAAAACTTATTTTCGGCGCGGCGGCAAGCATCTGCAAGAGCAATTATAATGACCTGGTGAACCGCGAATATATTGAATTGCTGGCGAAAGAGGGCGCACATTACCTGTGGTATTATTTGTATCGTCCTGTCGGTGCCGATCCGAAGCCGGAGAACGCACTGGATAAGGAACAAATCCGGGAATTCCGCAAGTTTATGGTCGAACAACGGAAGAGCGCCCCGTTATTTATCATCGAAACCTATTGGGATGACAAGGGCAATGCACTTTGTCCCGGAGCAACGGGGATGAGTCATCATATATCTCCATCGGGAGCAGTGGAATTTTGCCCTCCGTTACAGCTTGCAAAAGATTTTATTAATGAAGACGCTTCAAATCTTGCGGATATCTTTGAAAAATCCGAGTTCCTTGCAGATCTGCGCAAAATGACGGCGGAAAGTTCCCGGGGATGTATTCTTCTGGAAGATCCGCAGAAGATGGTACGGTTTCTTGAAAAATATCAGGCTGTCGATACCACAAGCAGGAAAACCGTACTGGAAGAATATAAAAAAATGACACCTGTAGCGGGACATAATATGGAAGGGGAAGAAATTCCCGAACAGAATACCGTATACCGGTTAATGAAGAAGAAGTACTTTTTTGGTTTTGGTGCTTATGGCTGATATATTGGAACATACTTTGGAAAAGCAGATATATACTGTACCCCCCACACACGAAGAACGTGACACGCTGCGGGAACAGATCATGTCTTTTGTGAAAGACCGGTCATTGATCCCGCCGTTATCGATGGAACTTCTTTCCGGTTTATCCGGTTTATTCATTGAAGAACAAGCGTTGGATCCTGCCATGAAAGGATGGATCATGGTAGAGATCAATAATTGTGTTTGGCAGGAAACCGTTGCATCTATCCCTTATGAAAAACGCATATTACTACTTCCCAAATGTTTGAGCAACTCATCCAAATGTCGGGCCGAGATAGATGAATTCGGACTCTTGTGCCATCGCTGCAACAACTGTTCTATTCCCAACCTGCAGGATGAAGCGGAAGATCTGGGTATGATGAGTATTGTGGCCGAGGGATTTACATCTGTAGTCGGATTGATTGAAAGCGGAGCCGTAGATACGGTGATTGGCGTAGGATGCCTTGACTCACTCGAAAAAGCATTCCCTTTACTGATCAATAATGCCGTACCCGGTCTGGCCATACCTTTGAACATATCGGGATGTAAAAACACCCAAGTCGATGATGAATATGTCAGCAGGATGATCCATATGCAATCCGGAAAGAAAGCAAAACTGCTGGATTATGATCATCTGAAATCCAATATAAAACGATGGTTCTCAAAAGGAAACCTTGATGCAAAACTTTCTCCTGCTTTGGACCATACCACTTCCGTAGCCCACGAATGGATGCAGGGTGAAGGAAAACGATGGCGGCCGTATCTGCTGGCAGCCACTTATATGGCCATGAAAGGAAACGAGAATATACCTGAAGAAGTACAACTGGCGGCAATTGCCGTAGAGTGTTTCCACAAAGCGTCTCTGGTGCATGACGATATTCAGGACAACGATCATCATCGTTACGGAAAGCAGACAGTAAACGCTGCGCATGGTGTTCCTATTGCTATAAATGTCGGGGATATATTGCTGGGTGAAGGATACCGGCTGTTGACACAGTGTAATAATATGGAACTACTGAAGGTAGCTGCCGAAGCGCATATCTCTTTATGCCGGGGACAGGGTATGGAATTGGAATGGAGCAGATCGCCGCGTTCGTTGACTATGGATTTCGTGTTGGATATTTTTTGCAACAAAACCGTTCCTGCCTTTGATGTAGCGTTGATACAGGGATTGATCAGTGCCGGCGATGACGAACAATTGCGCCATACTTTGCATCAGTATTCCCGGGCACTGGGTATAGCCTATCAGTTGGTGGATGATATAGAAGATTATCAGACGGACGAACCGTTGGCCTTGAGGCCTTCTGCCGTATTGGCCGTACTCTGCGAACAATATCCCGGCGATTTTACCGAATCCCTTCTGCAGGGCAACGAACCGAAAGTTTTCCTGAATCTTCCCGAAAACAAAGTGAAGCTACAGGAAGCCATCGATCAGGTAAAACAGATGGCAGAAGAGTATCAGCGTGCTGCATTCGAAGCATTGCAAAACTTGACCAACATCGAATTAAAAAGGCTTTTGTTCCGTGTTACAAAAAGAATACTAAAATAAATTCCGAATTCAAAGTTCAGGGTTCGATCAACTTTGAACCTTGAACTTTGAATTCGGAACGATGAATTTTTGAACCTTGAATTTTAATGACGATTTCGATGAAACTTTTTAAGACCCTGCAAAAAGGGAGAGAGCATCTGGGAGCGGAGGCACTCGGCAGGATTTCGTGTTTTGTCGATTCACAGCGGACGGAAAAGGACAGTTTTATGGATAAAAGCGGAAAGCCCGATATTTACTACACCCTATTTGGCTGGATGTTGTCCTACATATTAGGTATCCGCCTCGATCACCATAAAATGGAAGAATATCTGTCCGGACAAAATATTCAGGCGATGGATCTGATCCACTATGCCGCATTCATGCGGTGCCGGATGATTCAAAAGCTGATGACTGAAGGAAAAGCTGGATTTCTACTGAAAACGCTTTTCTCTTCTCCAACAAAAATAAAGGAAATACAGGATTTTACGGATTTACCCCATAATGATCCGCAATCGCCCTATACCCGTTTTATATGCTTGTCCTTACAGGAAGATACCGGACAAAAGATCAGGGATAAAGCTGAAATTCTGGAATCATTGAAAAGTTATCATGTTCCGGGAGGCGGTTATTCCAATATGAAGAATGGAACCTCACCCGGTATAAATGCAACTGTCGCAGCTTTGGCCGTGACCGGACAACTATTGGGTTACAAGCATAATGAAGATATCGATTATCTGCGGGAATCCCAGGATGAATCCGGTGGTTTCAGTGCAGCAAAAGAAGCGCCTGTTCCTGATATTCTCTCCACAGCTACATCACTTTTTATGCTGAAATGCTACGGCGTGCAGCCAAAATATGCCGGAGCAGATTTCATTGAAGCGCACTGGCTGGACTCAGGTGGATTTTCAGCCACGCTGGTTGAAGAGAGGAGCGACGTGGAATACACGTTTTACGGATTGTTGGCATTAGGAAGCATAATTTAATTGAGAATTGAGAATGGAAAGTGGAAAATGAAAGATAAAAGAGGACGATTATATCTCTTTAACGGATATGGTAAAAGCAAGAAATGGAGATTTTTTATTTCCGATTGGTTTAGAAACCGAAATTCAGTTGAATATTTCGGAATAAGGGAAAATATATGCAATCCTGATTTTAATTATGGCGAATTCGCCACAATTAAATATAATTAAGCGATAAGAATTAAAAATAATAGATTATAAGAGCGTATCATTGGTAGAAAAGAACGCTAAAGCGTTGGGAACATTCATAATTTAGTTGGAAATGGCAAAAGGAAGAACGCTACAGGTAAAGGAATCAACCATAATGGTTATCATGCAAAATGAAGCCGATTTTATCAGCTTGACTGATATGACGGCTGGTTTTACCGAAGGGAGCGGGCTTATTGGTAAATGGATAACTAATAAAAACACGTTGGAATATCTGGCAGTTTGGGAAAATATAAATAACCCTGATTTTAATTACCCCGAATTCGGGGTAATTGAACGTGAAGCAGGCACTAATCGGTTTATTATGTCTGTAGGGCAATGGATTGACCGGACAAAGGCTATTGGCATGCTCGTAAAAGCAGGACGCTATGGTGGCACTTACGCACATAAAGACATTGCATTTAACTTTGCCATGTGGTTAAGTCCTGAATTTCAAATTTATCTTGTTAACGAATTTCAACGATTAAAAGATGATGAGAATGATCGTCTGAAATTGGAATGGAACTTACAACGCACATTAGCCAAAGTAAATTATCATATACATACCGATGCCATTAAAGAAAATCTGATGCCAAAAAAAATCACACAACAACAGGCAAGTTTTGTTTATGCCAACGAAGCCGACTTGTTGAATGTTGCCCTTTTCGGCATTACAGCAAAAGAATGGCGGGAAAATCATCCAGATAAGAACGGAAATGTCAGAGATTATGCGACATTGGAACAATTGGTTGTTTTGAGTAATATGGAAAGTATCAATGCATTGCTTATCCGTCAGGGATTACCGCAAAAAGAAAGACTTATTGAACTGAATAAAGTTGCTATTACTCAAATGAAATCCTTACTTGAAAGCAACTCAATCAAAAAGTTAAAATAGGTAGATAACAAAAAATATCGATCACTTGGAAGAAAGTATAGATATGAAGGATGAACGAATAGATGAAATGATAGACGTTTTGCGGAAACAGCTTTTGGCAAAACAGGCTGATCCCGGCGCATTATGGCGGGGAAAGCTGTCATCGAGCGCCATTTCCACTTCCGTGTCGGTGTTTGCCTTGTACATGATCGATAAGGATAAATACAAACCCTATATCGAAAAGGGGGCGAAATGGCTGAAAGATACCATGCATGTCGACGGTTCGTGGGGCGATACCATTGAGAGTCCTTCAAACATGACCGCTACACTGCTCAGTTACGCCTCCCTTTGCGCCTTGGATATTCCTCCCGTAGAAACAAAGGAATATCTGACCGGTAAATTCGGAGGATCGAGCGATCAGCATATCATTAACGGAGTGCTTGCCTATTACGGTAAGGATCTGACTTTCTCCGCCCCGATACTGGTCATGTGTGCATTGGCAAATATTATATCCGGTTGGGATAAGATCCCCCAGTTACCCTTCGAAGTATCCGTGCTTCCTCAACGCCTGTTCCGTTTTTTCCGGCTTCCCGTAGTAAGTTATGCCATACCAGCCCTTATCGCTGTCGGGATACTCCGTTATAAAAAGGGAAAGAAAAACATCTTATCACCCATTCGTAAGTCTTTTATCAATAAGTCATTAAAAGTATTGGTCAAATTGCAGCCCGATAACGGAGGATTTCTGGAAGCGGCGCCCCTCACTGCCTTTGTTTCCATGTGTATGAGCGGTGCCGGTTACAAAGAGCACATCGCCACACAGAAAGCTGCCAAATTTCTGGTTGATACAGTACGTGAAGACGGTGCATGGCCCATCGACACTGATCTCTCCAGCTGGGTTACTATTTTAAGCATCCGGGCTTTGGATGATGATATCACCGATAAGCAAGCATTGTCCGGAACCATCAAACGAAATGCTTTTGCATTTAAACATCCCTTTACCGGTGCTAAGGAAGGTGGATGGGCATGGAGTGATCTGCCAGGAGCGGTGCCCGATGCTGACGATACTTCCGGTTCCCTGGTGGCCCTTCATATTTTGCAGGACGGGGTCTACTGTCCGGAAGTGGGAAAGGGAATAGAATGGCTCCTCGCATTGCAAAACAGCGACGGCGGGATGCCGACCTTCTGCAAAGGATGGGGCAAACTTCCTTTTGATAGGAGCAGTCCCGATATATCGGCTCATTCTTTGCTGGCTTTTGGATTATGGATGCCGGTATTGCCCGCAGACCTGAAAAAGAAATGCGAAAAAAGTAAACGCCGCATGTTGCGATGGATGCAGAAAATACAGGCTTCCGACGGATCATGGACGCCTCTATGGTTTGGCGATCAGGATGCCAAAGATGAACGTTCGTCGGTATATGGAACCACCATGACAGTGGAATACCTTGCCGCATCTTCCGAACCGGAAGCCAGTGAAATGGCGGAGAAAGGTCTTCGCTACATTCTTTCCGTACAAAACGAAGACGG
This DNA window, taken from Bacteroidales bacterium, encodes the following:
- a CDS encoding SMUG2 DNA glycosylase family protein; this translates as MTKLFSNKIIEFNRNLEYTGELPTGFRVMNPYWDNPETIEVMEQFYRKYYNDPKQRRFIIGINPSRHGAGVTGIPFTDTKRLESVCGIKMKSAYTHEISSVFMYEMINEYGSAEHFYQDFYINSPFPLAIIRQTKDGKWLNANYYDDPLLFKMTEDFMISSLRKHTSFGLDTSEVFVLGIKNAAFIEKLNKKAKLFNQLTVLEHPRYIQQYKSKEKQLYINKYILTLNN
- a CDS encoding RNA-binding protein; the encoded protein is MNIFISNLNFKVQSEDLNEIFAEYGDVSSAKVITDKFSGRSRGFGFVEMDDEEAAKKAIAELDGAEYVGKTINVSVAKPRTENRNNDRNNGRQYGNNSRSNSWSRY
- a CDS encoding DEAD/DEAH box helicase; amino-acid sequence: MTFKELNIIEPVLKALIEKEYTIPTPIQEKAIPVALQNRDLLGCARTGTGKTAAFAIPVIQNLLNQRSRGKGRSIEALVLTPTRELALQISDNFTSYARYTHLKHGVVFGGVNQNPQINMLAKGIDILIATPGRLLDLINQGYVHLDKVRHFVLDEADRMLDMGFIRDIRKIMQQLPVEKQTLFFSATMPPDIVSLSQSILHDPVKIEIIPEPFSTDTIEQFVYFVEKKEKGELLISLLEKNRKESVLVFSRTKHGADKIARSLCRAGIGSEAIHGNKTQNARQRTLANFKTGKTRVMIATDVVSRGIDIDELPLVINYDLPDIPETYVHRIGRTGRAGKSGKAFSFCSLDEKSMIRDIQKLTGRKLNMVSSGSSNNHQ
- a CDS encoding cold shock domain-containing protein — protein: MARPASFNKRENEKKKLSKRLEKQKKKEERKMSPSKSFDDMIAYVDENGMLSDAPPEVKEKEEINVEDIAISVPKKAEEETIRNGKVEYFNSARGYGFIKDLESTEKYFFHIKNSPAGIREGNMVSFEFQKGSGKKDITNIKIV
- a CDS encoding ferredoxin family protein, whose product is MTICSCVSRSFIDRDKVSVLASVFRNDGYDVTVEPDLCKKMMQPSTDVEDLASSIILACYPRAIHSLFHKFGIVPHQTLDIRNHDTQDIFARLNVSFSGQGDVPGKEAAEKEIQSFAVETGTDAWYPVIDKDRCSECRQCHDFCLFGVYEIEEGEVKVKQPQNCKNNCPACARICPSKAVIFPKYEKSPINGGLEDEEIVSVDMKAVYADALRTRLQQRRASVSLLKK
- a CDS encoding radical SAM protein; this translates as MNLKEYTSTFKAALRVPRTSTPRLVWKFMYNFGWQSMRNISRFDKRIKKGKPFFPAFNMISVTESCNLTCSGCWVSGAGKKSLSNQQLDGIITASKKKGSYFFGILGGEPLMYNGLLDVLEKHPDCYFQLFTNGILLTDEVAMRLKKMGNITPLISIEGLEEESDARRGRNDVYERTLSGVRACRKAKLIFGAAASICKSNYNDLVNREYIELLAKEGAHYLWYYLYRPVGADPKPENALDKEQIREFRKFMVEQRKSAPLFIIETYWDDKGNALCPGATGMSHHISPSGAVEFCPPLQLAKDFINEDASNLADIFEKSEFLADLRKMTAESSRGCILLEDPQKMVRFLEKYQAVDTTSRKTVLEEYKKMTPVAGHNMEGEEIPEQNTVYRLMKKKYFFGFGAYG
- a CDS encoding polyprenyl synthetase family protein, coding for MADILEHTLEKQIYTVPPTHEERDTLREQIMSFVKDRSLIPPLSMELLSGLSGLFIEEQALDPAMKGWIMVEINNCVWQETVASIPYEKRILLLPKCLSNSSKCRAEIDEFGLLCHRCNNCSIPNLQDEAEDLGMMSIVAEGFTSVVGLIESGAVDTVIGVGCLDSLEKAFPLLINNAVPGLAIPLNISGCKNTQVDDEYVSRMIHMQSGKKAKLLDYDHLKSNIKRWFSKGNLDAKLSPALDHTTSVAHEWMQGEGKRWRPYLLAATYMAMKGNENIPEEVQLAAIAVECFHKASLVHDDIQDNDHHRYGKQTVNAAHGVPIAINVGDILLGEGYRLLTQCNNMELLKVAAEAHISLCRGQGMELEWSRSPRSLTMDFVLDIFCNKTVPAFDVALIQGLISAGDDEQLRHTLHQYSRALGIAYQLVDDIEDYQTDEPLALRPSAVLAVLCEQYPGDFTESLLQGNEPKVFLNLPENKVKLQEAIDQVKQMAEEYQRAAFEALQNLTNIELKRLLFRVTKRILK
- a CDS encoding KilA-N domain-containing protein: MAKGRTLQVKESTIMVIMQNEADFISLTDMTAGFTEGSGLIGKWITNKNTLEYLAVWENINNPDFNYPEFGVIEREAGTNRFIMSVGQWIDRTKAIGMLVKAGRYGGTYAHKDIAFNFAMWLSPEFQIYLVNEFQRLKDDENDRLKLEWNLQRTLAKVNYHIHTDAIKENLMPKKITQQQASFVYANEADLLNVALFGITAKEWRENHPDKNGNVRDYATLEQLVVLSNMESINALLIRQGLPQKERLIELNKVAITQMKSLLESNSIKKLK
- a CDS encoding squalene--hopene cyclase, which produces MEESIDMKDERIDEMIDVLRKQLLAKQADPGALWRGKLSSSAISTSVSVFALYMIDKDKYKPYIEKGAKWLKDTMHVDGSWGDTIESPSNMTATLLSYASLCALDIPPVETKEYLTGKFGGSSDQHIINGVLAYYGKDLTFSAPILVMCALANIISGWDKIPQLPFEVSVLPQRLFRFFRLPVVSYAIPALIAVGILRYKKGKKNILSPIRKSFINKSLKVLVKLQPDNGGFLEAAPLTAFVSMCMSGAGYKEHIATQKAAKFLVDTVREDGAWPIDTDLSSWVTILSIRALDDDITDKQALSGTIKRNAFAFKHPFTGAKEGGWAWSDLPGAVPDADDTSGSLVALHILQDGVYCPEVGKGIEWLLALQNSDGGMPTFCKGWGKLPFDRSSPDISAHSLLAFGLWMPVLPADLKKKCEKSKRRMLRWMQKIQASDGSWTPLWFGDQDAKDERSSVYGTTMTVEYLAASSEPEASEMAEKGLRYILSVQNEDGGWGGAKGVRSKVTLTARALSALSVWNLKVQSSKFKVQSSGQNPEPETRNFDPGTSMSHAFDFLYGKYQSGELFSPEPIGLYFSRLWYSEELYSITFVLNALKKYKDSGFNIQNSRIESGTSNVEF